The proteins below come from a single Serratia ficaria genomic window:
- the yigB gene encoding 5-amino-6-(5-phospho-D-ribitylamino)uracil phosphatase YigB yields MHFYRPLRPLAALTFDLDDTLYDNRPVIRQTEQQSVAFLQSYHPGLSCFQSADFHRLRQELREQDPEIYHDVTQWRWRAIHLALSRQGLRDAEAAIGADAAMQNFALWRSRIDVPEATHATLKALGERYPLVAITNGNADPALCGLDGYFQFVLRSGPDGRAKPYQDMYRLAVERLGVAPGQILHVGDDLTTDVAGALRAGLQACWINDRQRDLMQAADGRLLPHIEISQLASLTALL; encoded by the coding sequence ATGCATTTTTACCGCCCGCTGCGCCCGCTGGCGGCGCTGACCTTCGATCTGGACGATACGCTGTACGACAACCGCCCGGTGATCCGGCAAACCGAGCAGCAGTCGGTGGCTTTTTTGCAAAGCTACCATCCCGGACTGAGCTGCTTCCAGTCGGCGGACTTTCACCGCCTGCGGCAGGAGCTGCGCGAACAGGATCCGGAGATTTACCACGACGTTACCCAGTGGCGTTGGCGCGCCATCCATCTGGCGCTGAGCCGCCAGGGGCTGCGCGACGCCGAGGCCGCGATCGGCGCCGACGCGGCGATGCAGAACTTTGCGCTGTGGCGCAGCCGCATCGACGTGCCGGAAGCGACCCATGCCACCCTGAAAGCGCTGGGTGAACGTTATCCGCTGGTGGCGATCACCAACGGCAATGCCGATCCGGCGCTGTGCGGGCTGGACGGATACTTCCAGTTCGTGCTGCGCTCCGGGCCGGACGGGCGCGCCAAGCCCTATCAGGACATGTATCGGCTGGCCGTCGAACGGCTGGGCGTGGCGCCCGGGCAGATCCTGCACGTGGGCGACGACCTGACCACGGACGTGGCCGGCGCGCTGCGCGCGGGCCTGCAGGCCTGCTGGATCAACGATCGCCAGCGAGATCTGATGCAGGCCGCCGACGGCCGCCTGTTGCCGCATATTGAGATTTCGCAGTTGGCATCGCTGACAGCATTGTTATAA
- the xerC gene encoding tyrosine recombinase XerC — MTPIAASLQQPVDAFLRYLKVERQLSPLTQISYSRQLQALMLLAQDIGVTEWTALDAARVRMLAARSKRAGLQSASLALRLSSLRSFLDWLVSQGVLHANPAKGIRTPRSGRHLPKNIDVDEMNQLLEIDLNDPLAVRDRAMLEVMYGAGLRLSELVGLDCRHVDLAAGEIWVMGKGSKERKLPVGRTAVTWLEHWLAMRELFGPEDDAMFLSNQGRRISTRNVQKRFAEWGVKQGVNSHIHPHKLRHSFATHMLESSGDLRAVQELLGHANLTTTQIYTHLDFQHLANVYDAAHPRAKRGKS, encoded by the coding sequence ATGACCCCGATAGCGGCCAGCCTGCAGCAGCCGGTGGACGCTTTTCTGCGTTATCTGAAGGTGGAGCGCCAGCTTAGCCCGCTGACGCAAATCAGCTATTCGCGCCAGCTGCAGGCGCTGATGCTGCTGGCGCAGGACATCGGCGTCACCGAATGGACGGCGCTAGACGCCGCCCGGGTGCGCATGCTGGCGGCGCGCAGCAAACGCGCCGGCCTGCAATCCGCCAGCCTGGCGCTGCGGCTGTCGTCGCTGCGCAGCTTTCTCGATTGGCTGGTCAGCCAGGGCGTGCTGCACGCCAATCCGGCCAAAGGCATTCGCACGCCGCGCAGCGGCCGCCACCTGCCGAAAAATATCGACGTCGACGAAATGAACCAGCTGCTGGAGATCGACCTCAACGATCCGCTGGCGGTGCGCGATCGCGCCATGCTGGAGGTGATGTACGGCGCCGGTTTGCGCTTGTCCGAACTGGTGGGGCTGGACTGCCGCCACGTCGATCTGGCCGCCGGTGAAATCTGGGTGATGGGGAAAGGCAGCAAGGAACGCAAGCTGCCGGTGGGGCGCACCGCCGTCACCTGGCTGGAGCACTGGCTGGCGATGCGCGAGCTGTTCGGGCCGGAGGACGACGCGATGTTCCTGTCCAATCAGGGGCGGCGCATTTCGACCCGCAACGTGCAAAAACGCTTCGCCGAGTGGGGCGTGAAGCAGGGCGTCAACAGCCACATTCACCCGCACAAGCTGCGCCATTCGTTCGCCACCCACATGCTGGAGTCCAGCGGCGATCTGCGCGCGGTGCAAGAGTTGCTAGGCCACGCCAACCTGACCACCACCCAAATTTATACCCACCTCGACTTTCAACACCTGGCGAACGTGTACGATGCCGCGCATCCGCGCGCCAAACGAGGAAAATCCTGA